The Jiangella alba genome includes the window GCATCGACCTCATCGAGGTGAAGAACGCGACCAACTTGGCCCAGTTCCAGATCGCGCTGGACCGGGGCTGGCACCTGGCGCCGGTGTGGAACGGCGACGAGCACGGCGCGAACTGGGTGACCGGCGACGAGTCGATCACCGGGGTCTGGGCCGCGGAGAAGAGCCGCGACGGCGTCTACCGGGCGATGCGCGAGCGCAGCATGTACTCGACCCAGGACCAGAACACCGTGCTGGAGTTCGGCGCGAACGGGCGCCTGATGGGCTCGATCCTGCCCGCGGACACCGGCTCGGTGGCGCTGGACATCGGCCTCACCGACCCCGACGGCGCCGACGCGTTCACGTCCGTGCAGGTGCGCACGAACGGCGGCGCGGTGGCGTACGAGGCGCCCGCGGTGTCCGGCCGAGAGGTGCGGGTGACGCCGGAGCTGCCGGCCGCCGACGGGGACTTCTTCTACGTCGTCGCCACGCAGGCCGACGGCGACGTCGTCGTGTCCGCGCCGGTGTGGGTCGGCGCCACGACCCGCGGCGCCGACTACGCGCCGGTCGTCGAGGTCGACCCGGCCGCGCCGGCGACCGTGGCCTACGGCGACACCGTCGCGCTGCCCGCGGTGACCGCGACCGACGACAGCGGCGAAACGCCCGCCGTCACGTACGAGGTGTGGGACGACAACGGCGTGGTGCCGGTCGCGGGCGGCGCGTTCACCGTGCGCGGCTACTCCGACCACGTCGTCGTCGTGAAGGCCACCGACGCCGCGGGCAACGTGGGCGCGGAGCTGCTGCGCCTCCAGGTCGACCAGGACGGCGCCGACCCGGCCGGGGTGTTCCAGTTCTTCGGCAGCGTCGCGGCCGTCGGCGCCGAGCCCGGGACCGCCGGCGTCAGCGTCACCACCGACGCCACCGTCGACCGCGTGTATGCGCAGGTCCGCCCGGCCGGCCACCGCACGTGGCGCAGCGCCCCGGTGCTGACGTCCACCGGCGACACGACGTACGAGCTGAACACCATCGGCAAGCCCGGCGAGATCTACCAGGACACCGTCACCGGCCAGCCGCTGCGCAGCCACGAGTTCGCGCTGACCGGGCTGCGCGACACCACCCGCTACGAGTACCGCTTCGGCGTCGCGGTGGACGGAGCGGCGCCGCGGGCGACCGACGAGGCCGCGTGGTCGGACGTGCGCGGCTCGTTCGTCGCCGGCGGGAAGCAGAACCGGCCGATCTACCTGCTCGGCTCCGGGCTCTGGGGCGGCACGCTGGACGCGATCCGCACGCAGGTGCCCGGCGGCGACACCGTGGTGCAGACCGGCGACCTGGTGGCGAGCGGCGTGCACCGCGAGTACTGGGAGGACGTCTTCGACCACGTCTACGCCGGGCTGGACCTGCAGGTCGCGCCGGTCGTGGGCGACGCCGAGAGCGACGGCGACCTGGAGTACAACCTGGTCTCGCCGGACCGCAACGCGATCACGTCCAGCATGTACGCGCTGCCCGGCGGCGGCCCGGCCGGCGAGACCACCTACTCGTTCGACCGCGGCGACGTGCACATCGCCGTCCTCAACACCACCCAGGACCTCGACGCGCAGCTGGACTGGCTGGTCGAGGACATCCACGCCGCCGACGAGCCGTGGAACGTCGTCGTCGGGCACGAGTCGTTCTTCGGGTCCGCGGGGACGCCCGGCCCGGGCCAGAACGCGCGGCGGCAGCAGGTCGCGGAGCTGCTCGGCCGGCTCGGCGTCGACCTCTACGTGGGCGGTCACGACGAGGTCTGGTCGCGTACCGAGGTGGACGGCGTCACGTTCGTCACGCTCGGCTCCGCCGAGGCCCAGCAGGGCACCGCGCTGCAGGTGACCCGGCGCGGCCTGGAGCTGTCGACGTACGCGGCGGACGGCCGGCTGGTCGACCAGGCCGTGCTGGCTCGGCCGTCGGGGTCGTGGGACGTCAGCCACGCGGCGCTCGACGGGGTCGGCCTGATCAGCCACCCGGGCGCGCCGCGCACGGTCACCGTCGAGGCGGTCCGCTCGGGCCCGGGCGGTGAGGTGCTGGACACCCGGCTGGAGGAGGTGGACCTCGACGAGCGCGGCGCCGAGCAGTGGGTCGCGTTCGACCCGCCGCTGACCGCGGGCGCGCACGACACCGTGCGGGTGCACTTCTGGGACAGCCCGCGCAAGCGCGAGGAGCTGCGTCCGGCGGTGGTCCTGCAGGAGGGGCTGGCCGGTTCGGGGACCGCCGACGACCCGTACCTGCTGGACTCCGCCGACGACCTCGCCAAGATCGGGACCGACCCGGCCGCGTCGTACCGGCTGACCACCGACCTCGACCTCACCGGCGTCGTCGCGCGGGTCGAGGCGTTCTCCGGCGACCTGGACGGCGACGGCCACACGCTGACCGGGCTCACCAGCACGACCGGCGGGCTGATCGGCGGCAACGCCGGCACCGTGCACGACCTCGCGATCACCGGAGCCGACGTCGCGGCGGCGACCGCGCGGGGCGGCGTCCTGGCCGACACCAACACCGGCACCGTCGAGCGCGTCTACACGACCGGGCTGGTCACGGCCGGTTCACGGGCCGGCGGCATCGTCGGCGACAACGCGGGCGTGCTGCGCGACGCTTACTCGACGGCGCGCGTGCAGAGCTACGGCACCGAGGCCGGCGGCGTCGTGGGCGTCGCGCTGGCGGGGTCGACGACGGAGCGCGTCTACGCGGCCGGGCCGGTGGGCGCGTCGACCCGCAACGCCGGCGGCCTCGCGGGCTACGGCTACACCG containing:
- a CDS encoding CehA/McbA family metallohydrolase: MSLSARSVPVPLVAALVLAVSAVALPARAEEDRPTYLDRTWYTGEFHAHTEVSDGVETPRDAFEHVAAAGAADFFTVSEHDVLYDRRNSDDFTTDWRDAVSDEWRYLHEESDAFNAEQDDLVTLPAEEITWYDTSGHMNLFNTDWFTTARSEGDSLSFGAATGDLKYDLPTFYARLKQDPEAIAQFNHPDPAGKGDFAAFAHLDPEVDERIDLIEVKNATNLAQFQIALDRGWHLAPVWNGDEHGANWVTGDESITGVWAAEKSRDGVYRAMRERSMYSTQDQNTVLEFGANGRLMGSILPADTGSVALDIGLTDPDGADAFTSVQVRTNGGAVAYEAPAVSGREVRVTPELPAADGDFFYVVATQADGDVVVSAPVWVGATTRGADYAPVVEVDPAAPATVAYGDTVALPAVTATDDSGETPAVTYEVWDDNGVVPVAGGAFTVRGYSDHVVVVKATDAAGNVGAELLRLQVDQDGADPAGVFQFFGSVAAVGAEPGTAGVSVTTDATVDRVYAQVRPAGHRTWRSAPVLTSTGDTTYELNTIGKPGEIYQDTVTGQPLRSHEFALTGLRDTTRYEYRFGVAVDGAAPRATDEAAWSDVRGSFVAGGKQNRPIYLLGSGLWGGTLDAIRTQVPGGDTVVQTGDLVASGVHREYWEDVFDHVYAGLDLQVAPVVGDAESDGDLEYNLVSPDRNAITSSMYALPGGGPAGETTYSFDRGDVHIAVLNTTQDLDAQLDWLVEDIHAADEPWNVVVGHESFFGSAGTPGPGQNARRQQVAELLGRLGVDLYVGGHDEVWSRTEVDGVTFVTLGSAEAQQGTALQVTRRGLELSTYAADGRLVDQAVLARPSGSWDVSHAALDGVGLISHPGAPRTVTVEAVRSGPGGEVLDTRLEEVDLDERGAEQWVAFDPPLTAGAHDTVRVHFWDSPRKREELRPAVVLQEGLAGSGTADDPYLLDSADDLAKIGTDPAASYRLTTDLDLTGVVARVEAFSGDLDGDGHTLTGLTSTTGGLIGGNAGTVHDLAITGADVAAATARGGVLADTNTGTVERVYTTGLVTAGSRAGGIVGDNAGVLRDAYSTARVQSYGTEAGGVVGVALAGSTTERVYAAGPVGASTRNAGGLAGYGYTGTVLRDSVALNPSVTAPSWAHRVLGRVLAGNTASLSNNWAAERVVADVPAVLDPPAADNVAGATATAAQAQDPAFFRDTLGWDLDAVWAWSDEGRRPVLRSVPEDVPPGTGEPGTPSLPRDTDGAYLVSSAADLGQLTAFPAAAFRLAADLDLSGRPGLAVARTGFSGSLDGAGHRLTGFTSSSGGLFPLIAAGGRVHDLAVDGAAVETAGANVGILADTSRGVVERVTTSGLMVGASTVGGVVGYSYGQLRDSYSTASVYAVAGRQAGGVAGITGAGSLTERTYATGHVEVVGNANAGGISGYAYTGTTLRDSMALNARVVATGYAHRVVARVLAGNTATLIGNAAAETVDARTQSVPATGPDTLNGATRTAAEAATQATYAAMGWDFGSVWTFSAELGRPVLQVVDAAG